From Betta splendens chromosome 3, fBetSpl5.4, whole genome shotgun sequence, the proteins below share one genomic window:
- the gcfc2 gene encoding GC-rich sequence DNA-binding factor 2 — MRAHYIARDALRVIYVPFCDLFKRFTTRRTRFTFASRQNISGLRCLFKCGGMFNKKPRRNFRQRKADSSDEEGQRQRSGDGEEDGDGASAVNKPLKAAQGRGISCSSKREATPPKADSSDGEDWEALTGERHEKRNNKDEGSKKTNVLSFSDEKEAAEPTFKLKKSSDKAVVFQVRKKEASPVKATRNAASHSPRQDYDSSPSPYALQHDDSSDGGSDDDKSVQSGSGSSVSSSSGSRLSAADPVIIPKAAEIKAARRQRRANRGQKQFIPLSRDGHSSAASTPDRYNREEEDDDNDDDDDDDDDLDDHERIIEFAPRQKSIRERIAQKLGSEGSLSGTDGEEQELWEETQIGKGVKRRPGEQSPSGSESSSCMSRWDRERQKKRSAGAKIPKIPPAISVSVVKKRITGKLDSLMEVHRARQAELRRMAGDIENARSSVEILEESSSEMQLRFYREMTVYVHNLVECLREKVVEINELELELHTLLSDQMEALLAQRQQRTKEQADRLQQLSYGTDQQSEHSAKGTETQGKASEAKEDTQDIPEDTQPSEEQEEQLQRMMADILSRSQEVFSDVQDDFCDVKKILSRFEEWRASYSDSYHSAYISLCLPKLLNPIIRHQLLAWNPLKDASGDFENLPWFTALETFCHGHGHEELDHTDRQTLSNVIEKTVLPKITVFVELVWDPMSHHQSVCLSEVCHRLKDDYSIFEGEQSKPVKTFMEAVVRRLRSCVDEDVFVPLYPKKFLEDRSSPQCQFREQQFWMAIKLLVNMGKWDLLLPESVLKELMLDKLLNRYLMITLCSQDQSHSTGHACKKIAESLPLSWFSSDLPQIQNFRNYLVEKIHRMCKQQSPKDPKTRSAVVEVLQVLSRLRCHDSIMAIAENYHYEDVIYSHQLLNQEPA, encoded by the exons ATGCGTGCGCACTACATAGCCCGTGATGCATTGCGCGTGATTTACGTTCCATTTTGCGACTTGTTCAAGCGATTTACAACACGACGTACGAGGTTTACGTTTGCGTCGCGACAAAACATCTCAGGACTCAGGTGTCTTTTTAAGTGCGGCGGCATGTTCAACAAAAAGCCCCGGAGAAACTTTCGCCAGAGAAAAGCGGACTCCAGCGACGAGGAAGGGCAGCGGCAGAGGAGCGGGGACGGGGAAGAGGACGGGGACGGAGCGTCCGCCGTAAATAAGCCGCTCAAGGCGGCTCAGGGCCGCggcatctcctgcagctccaagcGGGAGGCGACGCCGCCCAAAGCGGACAGTAGTGACGGGGAGGACTGGGAAGCGTTGACAGGCGAAAGGCACGAGAAGAGGAACAACAAAGATGAGGGGAGTAAGAAAACCAACGTCCTCAGTTTCTCTGATGAGAAAGAAG CTGCAGAACCAACCTTTAAGCTGAAGAAGTCTTCTGACAAAGCTGTGGTGTTTCAAGTTAGAAAGAAAGAAGCTTCGCCTGTAAAGGCCACCCGCAATGCAG CTTCTCACTCTCCTAGACAGGATTATGACAGTTCACCTTCACCATATGCCTTGCAACATGACGACAGTAGTGATGGTGGCAGCGATGATGACAAAAGTGTGCAAAGTGGTTCAGGATCCTcagtcagctcctcctcaggctccaggctctctgctgcagaccCTG TAATTATCCCTAAGGCTGCAGAAATTAAGGCAGCCAGGAGACAGCGTCGTGCTAATAGAGGACAGAAACAGTTCATTCCCCTAAGTAGAGATGGCCACAGCTCCGCTGCTAGTACCCCAGACCGCTACAACagggaagaggaagatgatgacaatgatgatgatgatgatgatgatgacgacctTGATGATCATGAAAGAATTATAGAGTTTGCCCCGAGACAAAAGAGCATCAGAGAGAGGATTGCACAGAAACTTG GAAGTGAAGGCAGCCTCTCAGGGACTGATGGCGAAGAGCAGGAACTTTGGGAGGAGACACAAATTGGCAAAGGTGTCAAGAGACGACCTGGTGAACAG AGCCCATCGGGCAGTGAATCCAGCAGCTGTATGAGCAGGTgggacagagaaagacagaagaagagatcAGCAGGGGCCAAAATCCCAAAGATTCCTCCTGCCATCAGTGTTTCAGTTGTCAAGAAGAGAATTACTGGAAA GTTAGACTCCCTGATGGAAGTGCACAGAGCTCGGCAGGCAGAGCTGAGGAGAATGGCGGgtgacattgagaatgcaagaTCCTCGGTGGAGATTCTAGAGGAAAGCTCCTCAGAGATGCAGCTGAGGTTTTACCGGGAAATGACCGTCTATGTTCACAACCTGGTGGAGTGTCTGCGGGAGAAG GTTGTCGAGATCAACGAGTTGGAGCTTGAGCTTCACACTCTGCTCTCTGACCAGATGGAGGCACTGTTGGCTCAGCGACAACAGAGAACAAAAGAGCAGGCCgaccgcctgcagcagctcagct ATGGCACAGATCAGCAGAGTGAACACTCAGCCAAgggaacagaaacacaagg taaagcAAGTGAAGCTAAGGAAGACACACAGGATATCCCTGAAGACACACAACCTTCCGAAGAACaggaagagcagctgcagagaatgATGG CTGATATCCTGTCGAGGTCCCAGGAAGTCTTTTCTGACGTCCAGGATGATTTCTGTGATGTTAAAAAGATTCTGTCCCGCTTTGAAGAATGGAGAGCTTCTTACTCTGACTCCTACCACAGTGCCTACATCTCACTATGTCTACCCAAGTTGTTGAATCCCATTATAAGACATCAATTACTAGCATGGAACCCATTAAAG GATGCTAGTGGAGACTTTGAGAATCTCCCATGGTTCACAGCACTCGAGACCTTTTGCCATGGACACGGCCACGAGGAGCTggaccacacagacagacagacgctgtCTAACGTCATAGAAAAGACTGTCCTTCCCAAAATAACAG TCTTTGTGGAGCTGGTGTGGGATCCCATGTCCCACCAtcagtccgtctgtctgtctgaggttTGCCACAGACTCAAGGACGACTATTCCATCTTTGAAGGCGAACAGAGTAAACCAGTGAAG ACATTCATGGAGGCTGTGGTCAGACGATTGAGGAGCTGTGTAGATGAAGATGTCTTTGTCCCGCTGTATCCCAAAaa GTTTCTTGAAGACAGATCATCTCCTCAGTGTCAATTCAGGGAGCAGCAGTTTTGGATGGCCATAAAA CTACTAGTAAACATGGGGAAATGGGATTTGCTGCTTCCTGAGTCTGTATTGAAAGAACTGATGTTGGACAAACTGCTGAACCGATACCTCATGATCACACTGTGCAGTCAGGATCAATCCCACAGTACTGGTCATGCATGCAAAAAG ATAGCAGAAAGCCTACCTCTGTCATGGTTCAGCAGCGATTTGCCTCAGATCCAGAATTTTAGAAACTATTTGGTTGAGAAAATTCATAGGATGTGCAAACAGCAGTCTCCTAAAGATCCAAAGACTAG GTCTGCTGTAGTGGAAGTGCTTCAAGTTCTGAGTAGGCTCCGGTGCCATGACTCCATCATGGCTATAGCAGAGAATTATCACTATGAAGATGTCATCTACTCCCATCAACTACTGAACCAAGAGCCAGCATGA